In Archangium violaceum, the following are encoded in one genomic region:
- a CDS encoding DUF1501 domain-containing protein, with the protein MKLSRRNLFQAAFGAAQVGLLARYGLPTAMAQSASGRPTKMLAIWLVGGLHWESFFAPMTRAGIQKFIPPAQGGNYAYGYNPEQVQHLDRSPVDLLAPGPVRKLRVPVYWNWANPADRNGSNPVVGNAQIYRPEGYVWADPKYKLYEKAVLLVGADQGTAAHASGLIASMSGVAGSTFRAPAVQAVVANAMASRFPDRALPNVALGGPLPMALGLPALANPTLLSSSATVEPTLSDRRDGTWNGLRARKDEPNLAFDGTPMSGTVPATAVDSALLKAVRRERGTSSTGTDAYLEQLYDTYKGASRTIRRDMLSVLEKTPAWEKLKADPAYPEDWMACTGYADACGTMQSMGDYAFALQLLKSDLVSTVTLRGTSIEGFTFDSHFVNGQIVHAQYLRIAFEMVGRMCLEMSLTPSRSDPSRSLLDETLVYVYSDFGRTFPKVGSDHHPATCALLVGGGIQGNQMIGGYDETMEGSPMGIPVRLVEESGDIVTRSPSSQDIAATVLRAYGLLPGKDFFIPGGYGVFDGVVRT; encoded by the coding sequence ATGCTGGCCATCTGGCTGGTGGGCGGACTGCATTGGGAGTCCTTCTTCGCGCCGATGACTCGCGCGGGCATCCAGAAGTTCATTCCTCCCGCGCAGGGAGGCAACTACGCCTACGGGTACAACCCCGAGCAGGTGCAGCACCTGGACCGCTCTCCGGTGGACCTGCTGGCCCCCGGGCCCGTGCGCAAGCTGCGCGTGCCCGTCTACTGGAACTGGGCCAACCCGGCGGACAGGAACGGGAGCAATCCCGTCGTCGGCAACGCCCAGATCTACCGCCCGGAGGGGTACGTGTGGGCCGACCCGAAGTACAAGCTCTACGAGAAGGCGGTGCTGTTGGTGGGGGCGGACCAGGGGACGGCCGCGCACGCCAGCGGCCTCATCGCGAGCATGTCCGGTGTCGCCGGCTCCACCTTCCGGGCCCCGGCGGTGCAGGCCGTCGTCGCCAACGCCATGGCGTCACGCTTCCCGGACCGGGCCCTGCCCAATGTCGCCCTGGGTGGGCCACTGCCGATGGCGCTCGGGCTGCCCGCGCTGGCGAACCCGACGCTGCTCTCCTCCAGCGCGACGGTGGAGCCCACGCTCTCCGACCGGCGTGACGGCACGTGGAACGGCCTGCGAGCGCGGAAGGATGAGCCGAATCTCGCCTTCGATGGCACGCCGATGTCCGGCACGGTGCCCGCGACGGCGGTGGACTCGGCCCTGCTCAAGGCGGTGCGCCGCGAGCGTGGCACCTCCTCCACCGGCACGGATGCGTACCTGGAGCAGCTCTATGACACGTACAAGGGCGCCAGCCGCACGATTCGCCGGGACATGCTGTCGGTGCTCGAGAAGACGCCCGCCTGGGAGAAGCTCAAGGCCGACCCCGCCTATCCCGAGGACTGGATGGCCTGCACCGGCTATGCGGATGCCTGCGGCACGATGCAGTCGATGGGGGACTATGCGTTCGCGCTCCAGTTGCTGAAGTCCGACCTGGTGTCGACCGTCACCTTGCGGGGGACGAGCATCGAAGGCTTCACCTTCGACTCCCACTTCGTCAACGGGCAGATCGTGCATGCCCAGTACCTGCGCATCGCGTTCGAGATGGTGGGGCGCATGTGCCTGGAGATGAGCCTCACTCCCAGCCGCTCGGACCCGTCCCGTTCGCTGCTGGATGAGACGCTCGTCTACGTCTACAGCGACTTCGGGCGGACGTTCCCCAAGGTGGGCAGCGACCACCACCCCGCGACGTGTGCCCTCCTGGTGGGGGGCGGCATCCAGGGGAACCAGATGATCGGCGGCTACGACGAGACGATGGAGGGCTCGCCCATGGGCATTCCGGTGAGGCTCGTCGAGGAGTCCGGGGACATCGTGACGCGGTCGCCGAGCTCGCAGGACATCGCGGCGACGGTGCTCCGCGCCTACGGGTTGCTGCCCGGGAAGGACTTCTTCATCCCGGGGGGCTACGGCGTCTTCGACGGCGTCGTGAGGACCTGA
- a CDS encoding VOC family protein, translated as MLKMATVACAAALVTLPVLAAEPTPAPAASPPLAATGAFNALYVADAPRLADWYVKTLGFTVVKQGTISAPRVSAFALLRKEDTILEILQVRTPPTPGPHDQLKLQDFQLGVAKIGFYVADVAGWEKTLADRGAVFNHKLVTSPDLGLKTFAVRDPEGNTIQFFGK; from the coding sequence ATGCTGAAGATGGCCACTGTCGCCTGCGCCGCCGCGCTCGTCACCCTCCCCGTCCTGGCCGCGGAGCCAACACCCGCGCCCGCCGCGTCTCCGCCGCTTGCCGCCACGGGCGCCTTCAACGCGCTCTACGTCGCCGATGCGCCCAGGCTCGCGGACTGGTACGTCAAGACCCTGGGGTTCACGGTGGTGAAACAGGGCACGATTTCCGCGCCCAGGGTCTCCGCCTTCGCGCTCCTGCGGAAGGAAGACACGATCCTCGAAATCCTGCAGGTCCGCACCCCGCCCACGCCGGGTCCTCATGACCAGCTGAAGCTGCAGGACTTCCAGCTCGGCGTCGCCAAGATAGGTTTCTACGTGGCCGACGTCGCAGGGTGGGAGAAGACGCTCGCCGACCGCGGCGCCGTCTTCAACCACAAACTCGTCACCTCTCCGGACCTCGGCCTGAAGACCTTCGCGGTCCGCGATCCGGAGGGCAACACGATCCAGTTCTTCGGGAAATAG
- a CDS encoding DoxX family protein, translating into MSRFDDFASRELGATVLRVALGAVFLAHAGAKAFIFTFAGTEQFFEAHGFPGWSAWPVFLAELLGGLALVAGFRTRLVALGLVPVMLGALKPHLANGWMFTNAGGGWEYVAFLILALVTQALIGSGAYALDRSPAGAPPGNFMSQR; encoded by the coding sequence ATGAGCCGCTTCGATGATTTCGCTTCTCGAGAGTTGGGAGCCACCGTGCTTCGCGTCGCCCTGGGCGCGGTGTTCCTCGCGCACGCGGGGGCCAAGGCGTTCATCTTCACCTTCGCGGGCACGGAGCAGTTCTTCGAGGCGCACGGCTTCCCTGGGTGGAGCGCGTGGCCCGTGTTCCTGGCGGAGTTGCTTGGTGGGCTGGCGCTGGTGGCCGGGTTCAGGACGCGCCTGGTGGCGCTGGGGCTGGTGCCGGTGATGCTTGGCGCGCTCAAGCCGCACCTTGCCAACGGGTGGATGTTCACCAACGCCGGGGGCGGCTGGGAGTACGTCGCCTTCCTCATCCTCGCGCTGGTGACGCAGGCGCTGATTGGCAGCGGGGCGTATGCGCTGGACAGGTCTCCGGCAGGAGCTCCTCCCGGAAATTTCATGTCTCAACGTTGA
- a CDS encoding LysR family transcriptional regulator: protein MSEPLFDDLLGLACFARVVELRSFTQAATALGVSKSVVSGRVARLESRVGERLLIRTTRKLTVTDAGMGVYGHCARMLQEAGAATRGASDAGRGTLRLNVPVSFAQLYLAAPLARFLALHPDTTVEVVLSDRLVDLVEERVDVALRITRLRDSSLIARKLATTSLHVCAAPAYLARRGTPERPEDLIHHDCLRYTHLRTEDEWRFYGPEGRIRVPVSGSLATGNGTMLREAAAQGIGLAMLPRFMVDADLRSGRLVTVLDDFAPRPLGIYAVHASGRTPAPRLRALLDVLAAEFRSSKWE from the coding sequence GTGAGTGAACCCCTGTTCGATGACCTGCTCGGCCTCGCGTGCTTCGCGCGCGTGGTGGAGCTCCGCTCGTTCACCCAGGCCGCGACGGCGCTGGGCGTGTCCAAGTCCGTGGTCAGCGGGCGCGTGGCCCGGCTGGAGTCCCGTGTGGGCGAGCGGTTGCTCATCCGCACCACGCGCAAGCTCACCGTGACGGATGCGGGCATGGGGGTATATGGCCACTGCGCGCGGATGCTCCAGGAGGCGGGCGCGGCGACTCGCGGGGCTTCCGACGCGGGCCGCGGGACGCTGCGCCTCAACGTGCCCGTCAGCTTCGCGCAGTTGTACCTCGCCGCTCCGCTGGCCCGGTTCCTGGCGTTGCATCCGGACACCACGGTGGAGGTGGTGCTGAGTGACAGGCTGGTGGACCTGGTGGAGGAGCGGGTGGACGTGGCGCTGCGGATTACGCGGCTGCGGGACTCCAGCCTCATTGCTCGCAAGCTGGCCACCACGTCGCTGCATGTGTGCGCGGCGCCCGCGTACCTGGCGCGGCGGGGGACTCCCGAGCGGCCGGAGGACCTGATTCATCACGACTGCCTGCGCTACACGCACCTGCGCACCGAGGACGAGTGGCGCTTCTATGGCCCGGAGGGCCGCATCCGCGTGCCGGTGTCCGGGTCGCTGGCCACGGGGAATGGGACCATGCTCCGTGAGGCCGCGGCGCAGGGCATTGGCCTGGCCATGCTGCCGCGCTTCATGGTGGATGCGGACCTGCGCTCGGGGCGGCTCGTCACCGTGCTGGATGACTTCGCTCCCAGGCCGCTGGGCATCTATGCGGTTCATGCGTCCGGGCGCACTCCTGCTCCACGGCTGCGGGCCCTGCTCGATGTGCTGGCGGCGGAGTTCCGTTCCTCGAAGTGGGAGTGA
- a CDS encoding GON domain-containing protein, producing MNNLDATALSNDVSNTLQPVRPMGASRASLGVLLLGAALSTGCGEPGTSLQTRPADAKEQGLSSLPATCQEIRTADPTAIDGEYTLYIGGDAKKPWTAWCYDMADTPREYLSVPSGTNYSQYTVGGYTSGSSVRTYYAKVRIDPVTLRVSVADQTFAQSTGSLNHGGTLVTSMPYGVAMSCDSTASGVASIDLTGTPFAVVPDDFSLGGNSPDGTTTYGADGRMVNLTGGGYCGWNSWAPAYNPFNQTGGDPLHLEYRDAPVCKGQTAPGAYWQQYTFDSLSLDVDTSSCGFSEAPLYFASIGGTGYHWQTTGATSIISPTATGFRVIVRSPSSVTPAFASQYGWHLNWQATPNNVRQPSLCTGQTAPGATNWQPYGSEGLYLDVDTTACDFSTAPLYFTSLGGLDGHWKTTGATSIYEPTATGFRVYVWYRGNSITPAAANQLGWHLNWRAQPDGLRQSWNCTGRTTQGSTSWQQYTSDSLYVDVSTSGCAASGEPVTSIGGTSEQWGLTGATSIYSPTPTGFRIYVRYPGSTLTPSLANQRGWHLNWNRR from the coding sequence ATGAACAACCTCGACGCTACTGCTTTGTCCAACGATGTCTCGAACACGCTCCAGCCCGTCCGCCCCATGGGCGCTTCCCGTGCTTCCCTGGGAGTGCTCCTGCTGGGCGCCGCGCTCTCGACGGGCTGCGGTGAGCCCGGCACCTCGCTCCAGACCCGTCCCGCGGACGCAAAGGAGCAGGGGCTCTCCTCGCTCCCGGCCACTTGCCAGGAGATTCGCACCGCCGACCCCACCGCCATCGATGGCGAGTACACGCTCTACATCGGGGGCGATGCGAAGAAGCCCTGGACGGCCTGGTGCTACGACATGGCCGACACGCCCCGGGAGTACCTCTCGGTTCCGAGCGGGACCAACTACTCGCAATACACCGTGGGCGGCTACACCTCGGGCTCGAGCGTGCGCACGTACTACGCGAAGGTGCGCATCGATCCCGTCACCCTGCGGGTCTCCGTCGCCGACCAGACCTTCGCCCAGTCCACCGGCTCGCTGAATCACGGCGGAACGCTCGTCACCTCCATGCCCTACGGCGTGGCCATGTCCTGCGACAGCACGGCCTCGGGCGTGGCCAGCATCGACCTGACTGGCACGCCCTTCGCGGTCGTACCCGATGATTTCTCGCTCGGAGGCAACAGCCCGGACGGCACCACCACCTACGGCGCCGACGGGCGCATGGTGAACCTGACGGGCGGCGGCTACTGCGGCTGGAACAGTTGGGCTCCCGCCTACAACCCCTTCAACCAGACGGGGGGAGACCCGCTCCACCTCGAGTACCGCGACGCTCCCGTCTGCAAGGGCCAGACGGCCCCGGGCGCCTACTGGCAGCAGTACACCTTCGATAGCCTCTCCCTCGACGTGGACACGTCGAGCTGCGGTTTCTCGGAGGCCCCGCTGTATTTCGCGTCCATCGGTGGCACCGGCTACCACTGGCAGACCACCGGTGCGACCTCCATCATCTCGCCGACGGCCACGGGATTCCGCGTCATCGTCCGCTCCCCGAGCAGCGTGACGCCCGCGTTCGCGAGCCAGTACGGCTGGCACCTCAACTGGCAGGCCACGCCGAACAACGTCCGGCAGCCCTCGCTCTGCACCGGGCAGACGGCGCCGGGGGCCACCAACTGGCAGCCGTACGGCTCGGAAGGCCTCTACCTCGACGTGGACACGACGGCCTGTGACTTCTCCACCGCGCCCCTGTACTTCACGTCCCTGGGCGGGTTGGACGGGCACTGGAAGACCACGGGCGCGACCTCCATCTACGAGCCGACCGCGACCGGCTTCCGCGTCTACGTCTGGTACAGGGGCAACTCCATCACCCCCGCGGCCGCGAACCAGCTCGGCTGGCACCTCAACTGGCGGGCCCAGCCGGACGGCCTCCGGCAGTCCTGGAACTGCACCGGGCGGACCACGCAGGGGTCCACCAGCTGGCAGCAGTACACCTCGGATAGTCTCTACGTCGACGTGAGCACCTCGGGCTGTGCGGCCTCGGGGGAGCCGGTCACCTCCATCGGGGGCACGAGCGAGCAATGGGGGCTGACCGGCGCGACCTCCATCTACTCGCCGACGCCGACGGGCTTCCGCATCTACGTCCGCTACCCGGGCAGCACCCTCACGCCTTCCCTGGCGAACCAGCGCGGCTGGCACCTCAACTGGAACCGGCGGTAA
- a CDS encoding VOC family protein: MLGLLLACSLARLENKDILGLDVLMDMGWIATYGSREKMPVQISFLSEGGSGAPAPDLSIEVDDLEAVLGRVKKANIPVEYGPVDEPWGVRRFFVRDPFGKLVNILAHAE, translated from the coding sequence TTGCTCGGGCTGCTCCTCGCCTGCTCGCTTGCTCGCCTCGAAAACAAGGACATCCTCGGCCTCGATGTCCTCATGGACATGGGATGGATCGCGACCTACGGCTCGCGAGAGAAGATGCCGGTGCAGATCAGCTTCTTGTCCGAGGGTGGTTCGGGTGCGCCGGCGCCAGACCTGTCGATCGAGGTCGACGACCTGGAAGCGGTCCTCGGCCGAGTGAAGAAGGCAAACATCCCTGTCGAGTATGGCCCGGTCGACGAGCCCTGGGGCGTGCGCCGGTTCTTCGTGCGCGATCCGTTCGGCAAGTTGGTGAACATCCTCGCTCACGCGGAATGA
- a CDS encoding ATP-binding protein, which yields MCIGLHRREQAARSALARVDCIEAAAHERERVLNTLLGNLPVMVYRCLNESDYPLVYVSEGALPLTGYNSEDFLARRVLWEDIVHPDDIPRVWEDVQTAVSARKPFTLTYRLRTRTGEERWVWGRGVEIQVPGSTHPILEGFITDITTLKHAEQERERLLAEVEAERCRLEAILQQLPCGLYVAEAPSGRTLLANAEAEQLLGYPLLKVQSSREFAHYHAIHPDGRPYTAEEYPITHVLATGKAQTGVELLYRQPDGSCRTLHLNAGPVRDSQGVLRAVVASFMDITERKRTELHQAFLASVGELSGSTLDYEVTLTQVVRKAVPELGDACMLDVVEPDGTLRRMAAHHVDPAQVELLHEVGRSGVLRLDSPSGPGSVIRTGKTALLPHVTDDMIVRYAPNATALALLRRVHITSVLTVPLHARGRTFGALTFMYCRSGRHFGPETLPLAEELARRAALALDNACLYREARHAVKLRDEFLSVASHELKTPLTPLSLKLTALSREFPQWAGDAWAARFQHHLDMAQRQVHKLTTLINMLLDITRISQGELALRLEETDLGEVLREVADWFVPEAARAGSELRVEREAPVPGRWDRLRLEQVVTNLLSNAIRYGAGRPILVRAALEGDLARLVVRDEGIGIPPEAQAHLFDKFGKFERATSERHAGGLGLGLYITRCIVESLGGSIRVESRPGAGSTFTVELPCSGPPHGRGALYSMER from the coding sequence ATGTGCATCGGGCTCCACCGGCGCGAGCAGGCAGCGCGGTCGGCACTCGCCCGGGTCGACTGTATCGAGGCGGCCGCGCATGAGCGGGAGCGCGTGCTGAATACCCTGCTGGGAAACCTGCCAGTGATGGTCTACCGCTGTCTCAACGAGTCCGATTACCCCCTGGTCTACGTCAGTGAGGGAGCCCTCCCGCTCACCGGCTACAACTCCGAGGACTTCCTCGCGCGGCGCGTGCTCTGGGAGGACATCGTCCACCCCGACGACATCCCTCGGGTGTGGGAAGACGTCCAGACAGCTGTCAGTGCCCGAAAGCCCTTTACCCTCACCTACCGGCTGCGAACACGTACCGGAGAGGAGCGGTGGGTGTGGGGGCGCGGGGTGGAAATCCAGGTGCCAGGGAGCACGCACCCCATCTTGGAGGGATTCATCACCGACATCACCACGCTCAAGCACGCCGAGCAGGAGCGGGAGCGGCTGCTGGCAGAGGTGGAGGCGGAGCGCTGCCGTCTGGAGGCCATCCTTCAGCAGTTGCCGTGCGGATTATATGTCGCCGAAGCACCCTCGGGACGGACGCTGCTCGCCAATGCCGAGGCCGAGCAGCTCCTCGGATACCCCTTGCTCAAGGTCCAGAGCTCGAGGGAGTTCGCCCACTACCACGCCATCCACCCGGACGGGCGCCCCTATACCGCGGAGGAGTATCCGATTACCCACGTCCTGGCCACCGGGAAGGCCCAGACGGGGGTGGAGCTGCTCTACCGCCAGCCCGACGGCTCCTGTCGGACCCTGCACCTCAACGCCGGGCCCGTCCGGGACAGCCAGGGAGTGCTGCGGGCGGTGGTGGCGAGCTTCATGGACATCACCGAGCGCAAGCGCACCGAGCTGCATCAGGCCTTCCTGGCCTCGGTGGGCGAGCTCTCCGGCAGCACGCTCGACTACGAGGTCACGCTCACCCAGGTGGTGCGCAAAGCCGTGCCCGAGCTCGGGGATGCCTGCATGCTGGATGTCGTCGAGCCGGACGGCACCCTTCGCCGCATGGCGGCGCACCACGTGGACCCGGCGCAGGTGGAGCTCCTCCACGAGGTGGGCCGGAGCGGGGTGTTGCGGCTCGATTCGCCCAGCGGACCGGGGTCCGTCATCCGGACCGGGAAGACAGCGCTGCTGCCCCACGTCACCGACGACATGATCGTCCGCTACGCCCCCAATGCCACGGCCCTGGCGCTCCTGCGCAGGGTCCACATCACCTCCGTGCTGACCGTGCCGCTGCATGCCCGGGGCCGCACCTTCGGGGCGCTCACCTTCATGTATTGCCGCTCGGGCCGCCATTTCGGCCCGGAGACCCTACCGCTGGCCGAGGAGTTGGCGCGCCGGGCCGCGCTCGCGTTGGACAACGCGTGCCTGTACCGCGAGGCCCGGCACGCGGTGAAGCTGCGCGACGAGTTCCTCTCGGTGGCCTCCCATGAGCTGAAGACACCGCTCACTCCCCTGAGCCTCAAGCTCACCGCCCTGTCTCGCGAGTTCCCGCAGTGGGCGGGAGATGCCTGGGCGGCCCGGTTCCAACACCACCTGGACATGGCCCAGCGACAGGTGCACAAGCTGACCACGCTCATCAACATGCTGCTCGACATCACCCGCATCTCCCAGGGGGAGCTGGCCCTGCGGCTGGAGGAGACGGATCTGGGTGAGGTGCTGCGCGAGGTGGCGGACTGGTTCGTCCCCGAGGCGGCGCGGGCGGGCTCGGAGCTGCGGGTGGAGCGGGAGGCGCCAGTGCCCGGAAGGTGGGATCGGCTGCGGCTGGAGCAGGTCGTCACCAACCTGCTCTCCAACGCCATCCGCTACGGCGCCGGCCGTCCCATTCTCGTCCGCGCAGCGCTGGAGGGAGACCTCGCGCGCCTGGTGGTGCGCGACGAGGGCATCGGCATCCCGCCAGAGGCCCAGGCGCATCTCTTCGACAAGTTCGGCAAGTTCGAGCGGGCTACCTCGGAACGGCACGCCGGAGGCCTGGGACTGGGGCTCTACATCACCCGCTGCATCGTGGAGTCCCTGGGTGGGAGCATCCGGGTGGAGAGCCGCCCGGGAGCCGGCTCCACCTTCACGGTCGAGCTGCCTTGCTCGGGTCCGCCCCATGGGCGCGGCGCGCTCTACTCGATGGAGCGGTAG
- a CDS encoding DUF4476 domain-containing protein, with the protein MCLTLAVLLPASALAMDGAAFEQLHARVKKEGLSDAKITVLKTAASTNTFTCEQVARLASQFSFGDDKLEALSALKGRIEDPENKARLVNLFSFDDEKAKAEQLLADLQRATPAPSSAAPAPGSASALGGTGETTPLLVNQVGAWPDADARALVAALKKERFTDDKMNVLKTAIASRPEGFTSAQIQQLVPIFTFSDDMVKAVTLMDEHMLGMTSREVLGVLGKYSFSDDKLKVLRVLKDAITDAENKFIILDGFTFGNDKEEARRILETIKPRSPVYGTIRSKRVIFVVDVSGSMEARFTTNRGETLNRLQFVQRELQSVLKEQLPADAKFNLVIFSSGVQTWKPGLIAATPQSVQEAVQYVSGLRQNGGTNIHGALEKAFADPEADSIYFLTDGMPSEGKKTANAAILQDVAAWNAQRKAVVNTIAFLMGKTSGDNKPKSRELMLQLAKATGGVYRSIE; encoded by the coding sequence GTGTGCCTCACGCTCGCCGTGCTGCTGCCCGCGTCCGCCCTGGCGATGGACGGCGCGGCCTTCGAGCAGCTCCACGCGCGCGTGAAGAAGGAGGGCCTCTCCGATGCGAAGATCACCGTCCTGAAGACCGCGGCCTCCACCAACACCTTCACCTGCGAGCAGGTAGCGCGTCTGGCCAGCCAGTTCTCCTTCGGCGATGACAAGCTCGAGGCGCTCTCGGCGCTCAAGGGGCGCATCGAGGATCCAGAGAACAAGGCCAGGCTCGTCAACCTCTTCAGCTTCGACGACGAGAAGGCGAAGGCCGAGCAGCTCCTGGCCGACCTCCAGAGGGCCACGCCCGCCCCCTCCAGCGCCGCGCCGGCCCCCGGCAGCGCGTCCGCCCTCGGCGGCACCGGCGAGACGACGCCGCTGCTGGTGAACCAGGTGGGTGCCTGGCCGGATGCGGACGCCCGCGCGCTCGTCGCGGCGCTCAAGAAGGAGCGCTTCACCGATGACAAGATGAACGTGCTCAAGACGGCCATCGCCAGCCGTCCCGAGGGCTTCACCTCCGCGCAGATTCAGCAGCTCGTCCCGATCTTCACCTTCAGCGACGACATGGTGAAGGCGGTGACGCTGATGGACGAGCACATGCTCGGCATGACGTCACGCGAGGTGCTCGGGGTGCTGGGCAAGTACTCCTTCAGCGATGACAAGCTGAAGGTGCTGCGCGTGCTCAAGGACGCCATCACCGATGCGGAGAACAAGTTCATCATCCTCGACGGCTTCACCTTCGGTAACGACAAGGAGGAGGCGCGCAGGATTCTCGAGACCATCAAGCCGCGCAGCCCGGTGTACGGCACCATCCGCAGCAAGCGCGTCATCTTCGTGGTGGACGTCTCCGGCAGCATGGAGGCGCGCTTCACCACCAACCGTGGCGAGACGCTCAACCGGCTCCAGTTCGTGCAGCGCGAGCTGCAGTCCGTGCTGAAGGAGCAGCTCCCGGCGGACGCGAAGTTCAACCTCGTCATCTTCTCCTCGGGCGTGCAGACGTGGAAGCCCGGGCTCATCGCGGCCACTCCGCAGTCGGTGCAGGAGGCGGTGCAGTACGTGAGCGGGCTGCGCCAGAACGGCGGCACCAACATCCACGGCGCGCTGGAGAAGGCGTTCGCCGACCCCGAAGCGGACTCCATCTACTTCCTCACCGATGGCATGCCGTCGGAGGGCAAGAAGACGGCCAACGCGGCCATCCTCCAGGACGTGGCCGCCTGGAACGCCCAGCGCAAGGCGGTGGTGAACACCATCGCCTTCCTGATGGGCAAGACCAGCGGTGACAACAAGCCCAAGTCGCGCGAGCTGATGCTCCAGCTGGCCAAGGCCACCGGCGGCGTCTACCGCTCCATCGAGTAG
- a CDS encoding transposase, with product MGWPLRMFQEEGYYFVTSRCFQGRLLLRPGAEMNEVVGGVLARAVQQSAGCVRLHAFTFASNHFHLLVWARGAALASFMQYLRANLSRKVGQLVDWSGGFWERRYSAEPVLDDEALVGRLRYVLAHGVKEGLVEKCTEWPGLTCLPQLLGPARRLFRWFNWTKRWSKRGSEDMTAGEGRFAEEWAEPVELEVAPLPCWKGLGEEERQRAVRNLLEEVEAEARGRGTPALGERAVRAQHPHTRPEHLKRSPRPVGHASTRQALKELREQYRAFVAVFREAAERWRRGDFSARFPLFSFPPRVVPGRAAQVL from the coding sequence ATGGGCTGGCCGCTGAGGATGTTCCAGGAGGAGGGCTACTACTTCGTCACGTCCAGGTGCTTCCAGGGAAGGCTGCTGCTACGACCTGGCGCGGAGATGAACGAGGTGGTGGGGGGAGTGCTGGCGAGAGCCGTGCAGCAGAGCGCCGGCTGCGTGAGGCTGCATGCCTTCACCTTCGCCTCCAACCACTTCCACCTGTTGGTGTGGGCTCGGGGAGCGGCGCTTGCCAGCTTCATGCAGTACCTGCGCGCCAACCTCTCCAGGAAGGTGGGGCAGTTGGTGGACTGGAGTGGAGGCTTCTGGGAGAGGCGCTACTCGGCGGAGCCGGTGCTGGACGACGAGGCATTGGTGGGACGGCTGCGCTACGTGTTGGCCCATGGGGTGAAGGAGGGGTTGGTGGAGAAGTGCACCGAGTGGCCGGGCCTCACGTGTCTGCCGCAGTTGTTGGGACCGGCGCGGCGGCTGTTCCGGTGGTTCAACTGGACGAAGCGCTGGAGCAAACGGGGCAGCGAGGACATGACCGCGGGGGAGGGGCGCTTCGCCGAGGAGTGGGCCGAGCCAGTGGAGTTGGAGGTGGCGCCCCTGCCGTGTTGGAAAGGACTGGGAGAGGAGGAGAGGCAGCGGGCGGTGCGAAACCTTCTGGAGGAGGTGGAAGCCGAAGCCCGAGGACGGGGTACGCCTGCGTTGGGGGAACGGGCTGTGCGAGCACAGCACCCTCATACCCGGCCCGAGCACCTCAAGCGCAGCCCGCGGCCAGTGGGGCATGCCTCCACGCGCCAGGCATTGAAGGAGCTACGCGAGCAGTACCGGGCCTTTGTCGCGGTGTTCCGAGAGGCGGCGGAGCGGTGGAGACGGGGGGATTTCTCGGCGCGCTTTCCTCTCTTCTCCTTCCCACCGCGTGTCGTGCCGGGTCGTGCGGCTCAAGTTCTTTGA